Proteins found in one Micropterus dolomieu isolate WLL.071019.BEF.003 ecotype Adirondacks linkage group LG12, ASM2129224v1, whole genome shotgun sequence genomic segment:
- the LOC123980203 gene encoding zinc finger protein 239-like isoform X1 → MENQNPDHRSQTAASCSDSTDVQRRRDGLKRHRCQHCDKSFATSGYLKIHQRVHTGEKPYSCDLCGEAFTTSGALKNHRRVHTGEKPHWCEQCGKTFTRAGHLKIHQRVHTGEKPHSCEQCGKTFTTSSHLKNHLRVHTGQKPYWCEQCGKTFALSGDLKTHQRVHTGERPHWCEQCGKTFTTSSNLQNHLRVHTGQKPYWCEQCGKTFALSGHLRKHQLVHTGEKPHRCEQCIKTFTRSCHLKTHQRVHTGEKPYWCEQCGKDFTRSGDLKIHQRVHTGEKPYWCEQCGKTFTQSVTFFVSSLPNLLLPHPEGKFGRSLMEKLDDSFLVYNGPARTPRA, encoded by the exons AGAAGAAGAGATGGACTCAAACGTCATcgctgtcagcactgtgacaaatccttcGCAACATCTGGATATTTGAAGATTCATCAaagagttcacactggagagaaaccgtacagctgtgacctgTGCGGGGaagctttcactacatcaggtgCCCTAAAAAACcacagacgtgttcacactggagagaaacctcactggtgtgaacagtgtgggaaaactttcactcgAGCAGgtcacctaaaaatccaccaacgtgttcacactggagagaaacctcactcgtgtgaacagtgtggaaaaactttcaccACATCAAGTCACCTAAAAAACCACTTGCGTGTTCACACTGGacagaaaccgtactggtgtgaacagtgtggaaaaactttcgCTCTGTCAGGTGACTTAAAAacccaccaacgtgttcacactggagagagaccacactggtgtgaacagtgtggaaaaactttcactacatcaAGTAACCTACAAAACCACTTGCGTGTTCACACTGGacagaaaccgtactggtgtgaacagtgtggaaaaactttcgCTCTATCAGGTCACCTAAGAAAGCACCAActtgttcacactggagagaaacctcaCAGGTGTGAACAGTGTATAAAAACTTTCACTCGATCATGTCACCTAAAAActcaccaacgtgttcacactggagagaaaccgtactggtgtgaacagtgtggaaaagaTTTCACTCGATCGGgtgacctaaaaatccaccaacgtgttcacactggtgagaaaccgtactggtgtgaacagtgtggaaaaactttcactcaatcag TTACGTTTTTTGTATCCTCATTACCTAATCTGTTACTCCCCCACCCTGAGGGAAAATTCGGGAGGTCACTAATGGAAAAGTTGGATGACAGTTTCTTGGTATACAACGGACCTGCAAGAACTCCCAGAGCATAA